In Armatimonadota bacterium, one DNA window encodes the following:
- a CDS encoding tetratricopeptide repeat protein, producing the protein MEEAIQRLYEQAEQARLNGDYATAKSLLEEVAQACPNEACCHWSMGHVLMNSGDFDGAPEAFRTACELEPDNPRFLLDLAKFLEMMGEFDEARPYLERVVEVAPSSREAGEAKKSLSYY; encoded by the coding sequence ATGGAAGAGGCTATCCAGCGGCTTTATGAGCAGGCCGAGCAGGCGCGTCTGAACGGAGACTACGCCACAGCCAAGTCACTGCTTGAAGAAGTGGCGCAGGCCTGTCCCAATGAAGCCTGTTGCCACTGGTCCATGGGGCACGTTCTCATGAACTCCGGTGACTTTGACGGTGCCCCCGAGGCATTTCGTACAGCCTGCGAACTGGAGCCCGACAATCCCAGGTTCCTCCTGGATCTGGCAAAGTTCCTGGAAATGATGGGCGAGTTCGATGAAGCGCGCCCGTATCTCGAAAGAGTGGTCGAGGTCGCACCGTCGTCCCGTGAAGCAGGCGAAGCAAAGAAGAGCCTGAGCTACTACTAA
- a CDS encoding methionyl-tRNA formyltransferase: protein MRLAFFGTPATAARYLEHLAPKHDIVAVVTQCDRPRGRSGALEPPAVKKVAEELGLPVLQPERGACGEACEKLRDARPDLCVVVAFGQIIPCDFPDDRDPLRFINVHYSLLPKLRGAAPVQHAILQGLSETGVTVQELVQELDAGNIIVQRRTAIHPDDTSASLMSRLTEIGLAALDDALDLIESGNAPSVPQDESQATWAPCIRKADGLIDWREPAEQIEREVRAYYPWPSAYTSYRGRLLRILKAKPVESQEGLEGIPGSVVEIKPGESFTVACGRGALVVTQVQGAGRASMSAAEWLNGARLEIRAQFG, encoded by the coding sequence ATGAGGTTGGCGTTCTTCGGGACACCCGCGACGGCGGCGAGGTACCTGGAGCATCTGGCTCCGAAGCATGACATCGTGGCGGTGGTCACCCAATGCGACCGGCCACGTGGAAGAAGCGGCGCGCTCGAGCCACCGGCGGTGAAGAAAGTGGCCGAAGAACTCGGCCTGCCCGTGTTGCAGCCCGAACGCGGGGCGTGCGGCGAGGCTTGCGAGAAGCTGCGCGACGCGCGACCCGATCTCTGCGTCGTCGTGGCATTCGGGCAGATCATTCCGTGCGACTTCCCGGATGACCGTGACCCGCTGCGGTTCATCAATGTTCATTACTCGCTGCTGCCGAAACTTCGGGGCGCCGCGCCGGTGCAGCATGCGATCTTGCAGGGACTGTCCGAAACCGGGGTAACGGTGCAGGAACTCGTGCAGGAGCTTGATGCGGGAAACATCATTGTGCAGCGCAGGACCGCCATCCATCCGGACGACACATCGGCGTCTCTGATGAGCCGCCTGACTGAGATCGGTCTTGCAGCGCTGGATGATGCGCTGGACTTGATCGAAAGCGGAAACGCGCCTTCTGTGCCGCAGGATGAGAGCCAGGCAACGTGGGCGCCCTGCATCCGAAAGGCGGATGGTCTCATCGACTGGCGCGAGCCGGCTGAACAGATTGAGCGCGAGGTGAGGGCATACTATCCTTGGCCGAGCGCCTACACGAGCTACCGTGGCCGACTCTTGAGAATCCTGAAGGCGAAACCCGTGGAAAGCCAGGAAGGGCTTGAAGGTATTCCCGGGTCCGTTGTGGAAATAAAGCCCGGCGAGAGCTTCACCGTGGCATGCGGGAGGGGGGCTCTGGTTGTCACCCAGGTGCAGGGCGCGGGGAGGGCGAGTATGTCAGCGGCCGAATGGCTGAACGGAGCACGGCTTGAAATTCGCGCCCAATTCGGTTAA
- the def gene encoding peptide deformylase — MKREILFCGDPVLRKKAKPVHAITDEILQLFDDMVPTMIEARGVGLAAPQVGESLRAVCLQWIDEDAETEEDEDAEIVCLLNPRIVEREGEQEGMEGCLSLPTLHAVVRRSARVIAEAVGLDGADLRIEAEGLMARAIQHEIDHLNGVLFVDRAEEGTLRWMVPDESAEHGYRFDETTWEEAKERFERMRRNRSGGR; from the coding sequence ATGAAACGCGAGATTCTGTTCTGTGGAGATCCGGTGCTGCGCAAGAAGGCAAAACCGGTTCATGCGATAACCGATGAGATCCTGCAGCTTTTCGACGACATGGTTCCCACCATGATCGAGGCCCGGGGCGTAGGACTTGCGGCACCCCAGGTGGGCGAGTCCCTGCGCGCGGTCTGTCTGCAGTGGATTGATGAAGATGCGGAGACAGAGGAGGACGAGGATGCGGAGATCGTCTGCCTGCTCAACCCCCGCATCGTGGAACGCGAAGGCGAACAGGAGGGTATGGAGGGCTGCCTGAGCCTGCCCACACTCCACGCCGTGGTCCGCCGCAGCGCCCGGGTGATCGCTGAGGCCGTGGGCCTGGACGGGGCGGATCTGCGGATCGAGGCCGAAGGGCTAATGGCCCGTGCTATCCAGCATGAGATTGACCACCTCAACGGCGTACTTTTCGTGGACCGCGCGGAAGAGGGTACGCTGAGGTGGATGGTCCCTGACGAAAGCGCCGAGCATGGGTACCGTTTCGACGAGACCACCTGGGAGGAGGCCAAGGAGCGCTTCGAGCGTATGCGCAGGAACAGGAGTGGTGGACGATGA